The proteins below come from a single Eubacterium limosum genomic window:
- the hpf gene encoding ribosome hibernation-promoting factor, HPF/YfiA family has protein sequence MKFTIYGKNMHVSEGLKEALRKKFEKFDRYFGQETEVYATFSKEKNFQMLEITIPMGKTILRAEEKSEDMAGSIEAVVDKLEGQLRKHKTKLQKRYAEEALKYNLDGLEPMEDYEEHPPKVVRTKKFAVKPMSVDEATMQMELLGHDFFVFLNAETEDVNVVYMRKDGNYGLIEPIF, from the coding sequence ATGAAATTCACAATTTACGGAAAAAACATGCATGTATCAGAAGGTTTAAAAGAAGCACTCAGGAAAAAGTTCGAAAAGTTTGACCGCTACTTTGGGCAGGAGACAGAAGTGTATGCGACATTCAGCAAGGAAAAAAACTTCCAGATGCTGGAAATAACCATACCGATGGGAAAAACGATTTTACGGGCTGAAGAAAAAAGTGAAGATATGGCCGGTTCCATTGAAGCTGTCGTTGACAAGCTGGAGGGCCAGTTAAGAAAACATAAAACAAAACTGCAGAAACGTTACGCTGAAGAAGCATTGAAATATAACCTGGACGGTCTTGAACCAATGGAAGATTATGAAGAGCATCCGCCAAAGGTTGTGCGCACAAAGAAATTTGCCGTCAAACCGATGTCAGTCGATGAAGCAACCATGCAGATGGAGCTTTTAGGACACGATTTCTTTGTATTTTTAAATGCGGAAACCGAGGATGTTAACGTTGTTTACATGAGAAAAGACGGAAACTATGGCCTGATCGAGCCGATTTTCTAG